cgcGTCTCAGGTATAAAACAACGAGCAGACGGACGAATCAGGACAACAGAGGAGACGCAGAGAGACGCTTCGCTGAGCAGGTAGGACACTGATCAATGCGTATCTGTAGCTCTAATTCAATCCTGTCCCTTCACAATAAACttgcttttagtttaaatgagACTCTGGGACCTTCTCAGATCTCCCCGGCTCTTCTGAGGTCTCTCAGGATCCCCTGAGGTCCCCTAAGGGCACCTGAGGTCTCCTGAGGTCCCCTAAGGGCACCTGAGGTCTCCTGAGGTCTCCTTTGATCCCCTAAGGTCCCCTGAGGTCTCCTGAGATCCCCTGAGGTCTCTTGAGGTCTCCTGAATCTGACCCAGATCAAGTCCTTAAACTCTGAAAGTGACtcgaaggaaaaaaaaattaaattctgtgagtttttttcttctcatgtcTCTCTTCCCTGaccccctgacccctgacctctgaccccctgacccctgacctctgacccctgacctcttcCTGCAGATTCCTGCTGTGAGATGAAGCTGAATGTGCTCCTCTGGATCTCGGTTCTGCTCGGTTCCTTCCTCCCCCCATCAGCTGACGGGCGACCCGCTGACCCCCCCAACATTCCCCGCTCGCTGCTCCTCCATCTGGGGGAGGAGTTCTCcctggggggaggaggaggtgcttCTGACCTCCCCCACTCCTCCCCCCCAGTGATGATCAaggctctgctgcagctgcaggaggaagaggaggagaggaagaggagaaagaggtcCGATGAGCCCCCCTTGTCTCTGGATCTGACGTTCCATCTCCTCAGGGAGGTTCTGGAGATGGCCCGGGCCGAGCAGGTGGCCCAGCAGGTCCACACCAACCGCATGATGATGGACAGCTTTGGAAAATGAGGCGGCGGccattttcagaaaaactgaactttCAGGAGTTAAAACGAGCTCCTGAGCTgcgataaataaaataaaataaaaagataatcaATGGTAAAGAACACATGtggtgcttttttatttatttcttttttctccagtTAATTGATTTCATTAATCAATTGATTTTGGAAGATTATCGTTTTGTCTCCAGTTTAAAGAGGTTTAAGAAGactttttacatttgtattttaaacatatttattgtgTTCAGAAGATAAAAGTACGGGGGTGTGGCCGAACAagagagaaacaataaaatcaaaacaacacgTCCAGCAGGTTGGTCCTACGGGCTGCAGAACCGGGCTGCAGAACCTGGCTGCAGAACCGAGCTGCAGAACCGGGCTGCAGAACCGGGATTCAGAACCGGGCTGCATGGCTGTGTCAGAACACCATTAGATGTTAGAAACACGATGAACctgatgttccagatgttccagatgtttgaTAGTTTCTTTCttggtttaaaaattaaaacaattcagaaaaaacatctgaaaacttCAAACTGAATCTAATTATTTCATGAATTATATAATTTACTTTGGATTGTTAtggtaattttattttgaaatcttaaaaacaaaaaaaatcaaaa
This region of Kryptolebias marmoratus isolate JLee-2015 unplaced genomic scaffold, ASM164957v2 Scaffold144, whole genome shotgun sequence genomic DNA includes:
- the LOC112450107 gene encoding corticoliberin-1, which encodes MKLNVLLWISVLLGSFLPPSADGRPADPPNIPRSLLLHLGEEFSLGGGGGASDLPHSSPPVMIKALLQLQEEEEERKRRKRSDEPPLSLDLTFHLLREVLEMARAEQVAQQVHTNRMMMDSFGK